GCACGGAAGAGGGTGAGCCGTGTGACTGTCAGCTCAGAGCTGCCTTGCGCAGCGCTTCGAATGTTTACTATGCCCAGACGCGCAGTGCAATCTTCGTTCCTAGAGGTAGTAATAATGTACCTGCCGACCTGGTTGCAGTCTTGGAAAGTCCTTCGCTGAAGTTCCTCATCAACAACTTTCCTAAGTCAATGCTTACGCCGGAACTGTTGCGCGGTGGTGCCGAAGTTGCCGAGCTAATCAAGCCTTTCTCCGATGAGCAGCTTCGAGCGGGGCTCGAGCTTGTCCTCGAGGGCGTGAAGGAACGAGTGGAACCGAAAGAGGAGACGGATTTTCGCCGTGAGGAATTCAATGTTCTAAGGACACCGAGGCGGGACGAAGAACTGCGCATCCGCATCGCTGATAAAGCCTATGGGCCGGACATAGCACAATACTTTTCCAAAATTACTCTTATTGATAAGTTGCGAGAAACTAGGGCACTGGTGGGTTTTACTCGTATTCTGCCCACTGAGCAGGAGTTGAAGGATCTGAAACGTATGCTGCGCCGTGACCCTGCTAAGGCCTCCTGGTTGCCTGCCTACGTCGTCTACGGTGAGGGAATTTTTCTCGAGTTCAGTGAAGAGAGTGTCCAGACTTGGCTCAAGGAAAACGCTTCCAAGATAGCGGCGAGGGTAAACCCACTCATCAAGCGCTATAAACAGGTGCAGGAGGAGCGCAAGCTGCGCGAACGGATCATCAGCCCACGTTTCTTGCTGGTACATACTTTTGCTCACTTGCTCATCAACCGGCTCACCTTTGAGTGCGGCTATAGTTCGGCAGCCCTTCGTGAGAGACTATATATATCTGATGAACCTGATGCGCCGATGGCGGGGATATTGATTTACACCGCTTCAGGCGACGCCGAAGGGACGATGGGAGGTTTAGTCCGAATGGGCAAACCGGGACTTTTGGAACCGGTCATCAAAAAGGCGGTAGAGGCTGCGCAGTGGTGCTCTGCTGATCCTGTTTGTATGGAGATGGGACGGGGCGGCCAAGGACCTGATGCGACGAATTTAGCGGCATGTCATAGCTGTTCACTCGTACCTGAAACGTCCTGCGAAGAGTTTAATCGTTTTTTGGACCGAGCGATGATAGTAGGAGAATTAGAGTACCGCTCACTCGGTTATTTTTCTGGGCTGCTGAAGAGTAGCTCAAGCGAATAGCTCCCCAACAGGCAGCTTCCAACCCGGCACGACATCCGCTCCGTCGATTACGTCCTCCCCCGTGAGCAGCCGCCCCTCCTGCCTCGAGCGGTACATCCTGACGGAGCGGTTCCTGGGGTTGACGACCAGCACCATACGAGTGCCGGCCTCGAGCCACTGCGAGACCTTCTCGTCGACCTCAGTATAGCGGTCGCTGGGGGAGATGATTTCCACGACTAGGTCGGGAGCCTCCGGCCTGTAA
This DNA window, taken from Deinococcota bacterium, encodes the following:
- a CDS encoding DUF1998 domain-containing protein, producing MPNGPIRRAQLIAPFGVGAMVVVRDGLSLITAGLDHWYKREDGGQGDIREFKEEEWRLSRQLGVNHFRQPPDFRVPGKDVPNSGMTIPFLRFPQWHSCSRCGRLKKLRLVVRERPLCAACQKDGYYRTLTQVPLIAMCERGHLQDFPWREWVHESVNPGCQQDIRLIATGSATLAGQKVKCGCGKERSLNAVTFENNGQTVLSNALEKGERYLCQGSRPWLGTEEGEPCDCQLRAALRSASNVYYAQTRSAIFVPRGSNNVPADLVAVLESPSLKFLINNFPKSMLTPELLRGGAEVAELIKPFSDEQLRAGLELVLEGVKERVEPKEETDFRREEFNVLRTPRRDEELRIRIADKAYGPDIAQYFSKITLIDKLRETRALVGFTRILPTEQELKDLKRMLRRDPAKASWLPAYVVYGEGIFLEFSEESVQTWLKENASKIAARVNPLIKRYKQVQEERKLRERIISPRFLLVHTFAHLLINRLTFECGYSSAALRERLYISDEPDAPMAGILIYTASGDAEGTMGGLVRMGKPGLLEPVIKKAVEAAQWCSADPVCMEMGRGGQGPDATNLAACHSCSLVPETSCEEFNRFLDRAMIVGELEYRSLGYFSGLLKSSSSE